A region of Lacinutrix sp. Hel_I_90 DNA encodes the following proteins:
- the rpsC gene encoding 30S ribosomal protein S3, whose translation MGQKTNPIGNRLGIIRGWESNWYGGNDYGDKLAEDDKIRKYVHARLSKASVSRVIIERTLKLVTVTITTARPGIIIGKGGQEVDKLKEELKKITGKEVQINIFEIKRPELDAFLVGTSIARQIENRISYRRAIKMAIAATMRMNAEGIKVQISGRLNGAEMARSEHYKEGRIPLSTFRADIDYALVEAHTTYGRLGVKVWIMKGEVYGKRELSPLVGLSKKQGKGGRSDGGNKNQSRRRK comes from the coding sequence ATGGGACAAAAGACAAATCCAATCGGAAATCGCTTAGGAATTATCAGAGGATGGGAATCTAACTGGTACGGAGGAAACGATTATGGTGATAAACTTGCCGAAGACGATAAGATTAGAAAATACGTTCACGCGCGTTTATCTAAAGCGAGTGTAAGTAGAGTAATCATAGAGAGAACTTTGAAACTTGTAACCGTTACTATCACTACTGCTAGACCTGGTATTATTATTGGGAAAGGTGGCCAAGAGGTAGACAAGTTAAAAGAAGAGCTTAAAAAGATTACTGGTAAAGAAGTTCAGATTAATATCTTTGAGATTAAGAGACCTGAGCTTGACGCATTCTTAGTAGGAACAAGCATCGCTCGTCAAATTGAAAACAGAATTTCATACAGACGTGCAATTAAAATGGCTATTGCTGCTACTATGCGAATGAACGCTGAAGGAATTAAAGTTCAAATTAGTGGTCGTTTAAATGGTGCTGAAATGGCACGTTCAGAACACTACAAAGAAGGACGTATTCCTTTATCAACTTTTAGAGCCGATATTGATTATGCTTTAGTTGAGGCACACACTACTTATGGTAGATTAGGTGTTAAAGTATGGATCATGAAAGGTGAAGTATATGGTAAAAGAGAGCTTTCTCCTCTTGTTGGATTATCTAAGAAGCAAGGAAAAGGTGGACGCAGTGATGGTGGAAATAAGAACCAATCTCGTCGTAGAAAGTAA
- the rplV gene encoding 50S ribosomal protein L22, whose protein sequence is MGSRKKQMADAIKEGKKQVAFAKLNNCPTSPRKMRLVADLVRGEKVEKALNILKFSSKEASRRLETLLVSAVANWQAKNEEASIEEAELFVKEIRVDGGSMLKRLRPAPQGRAHRIRKRSNHVTIVVGANNNTQS, encoded by the coding sequence ATGGGAAGTCGTAAAAAACAAATGGCAGACGCTATTAAGGAAGGTAAAAAGCAAGTGGCTTTTGCTAAACTTAATAACTGTCCTACATCACCGAGAAAAATGCGTTTAGTAGCCGATTTAGTAAGAGGTGAAAAAGTAGAAAAGGCACTTAACATTTTAAAGTTTAGTTCAAAAGAAGCATCAAGACGTTTAGAAACTTTGTTAGTATCTGCAGTTGCAAACTGGCAAGCTAAAAACGAAGAGGCTAGTATTGAAGAAGCTGAACTTTTTGTTAAGGAGATTAGAGTTGACGGAGGATCTATGTTAAAAAGATTACGTCCAGCACCTCAAGGTCGTGCGCACAGAATAAGAAAGCGTTCTAACCACGTGACAATCGTAGTTGGAGCTAACAATAATACACAAAGCTAA
- the rpsS gene encoding 30S ribosomal protein S19, with translation MARSLKKGPYVHYKLEKKVAVNVEANKKTVIKTWSRASMITPDFVGQTIAVHNGRQFVPVYVTENMVGHKLGEFSPTRSFRGHAGAKNKGKK, from the coding sequence ATGGCAAGATCATTAAAAAAAGGACCTTACGTTCATTATAAATTAGAGAAAAAAGTGGCTGTTAACGTTGAGGCTAACAAAAAAACGGTAATTAAAACTTGGTCAAGAGCAAGTATGATTACTCCAGATTTTGTTGGACAAACAATAGCAGTGCACAATGGCCGTCAATTTGTTCCAGTATATGTTACTGAAAACATGGTAGGTCATAAATTAGGAGAATTTTCACCAACAAGATCATTTAGAGGTCACGCTGGTGCTAAAAATAAAGGTAAAAAGTAG
- the rplB gene encoding 50S ribosomal protein L2: MSVRKLKPITPGQRFRVVNGFDSISTDKPEKSLLAPKKRSGGRNSQGRMTMRYIGGGHKKRYRIIDFKRSKVGIPAEVASIQYDPNRTAFIALLHYQDGEKAYIIAQNGLQVGQTVVSGENVAPEIGNAMPLANVPLGTIISCVELRPGQGAVMARSAGAFAQLMARDGKFASIKLPSGETRLILVTCMATIGVVSNSDHQLLVSGKAGRSRWLGRRPRTRPVVMNPVDHPMGGGEGKSSGGHPRSRNGIPAKGFRTRSKTKSSNKYIVERRKK, translated from the coding sequence ATGTCAGTAAGAAAATTAAAACCAATCACACCAGGACAGCGATTTAGAGTAGTAAATGGATTTGACTCCATTTCTACTGATAAGCCGGAGAAAAGTTTATTAGCTCCGAAAAAACGTTCAGGTGGTAGAAACAGTCAAGGTCGTATGACTATGCGCTACATAGGTGGTGGTCATAAGAAAAGGTACCGTATTATTGATTTCAAAAGAAGTAAAGTAGGAATTCCTGCAGAAGTTGCTTCGATACAATACGATCCAAACCGTACCGCGTTTATCGCGTTATTACATTACCAAGATGGTGAGAAAGCTTATATCATTGCTCAAAATGGTTTACAAGTTGGACAAACCGTTGTTTCAGGTGAAAACGTAGCTCCAGAAATAGGAAATGCAATGCCTTTAGCAAATGTACCATTAGGTACGATAATTTCTTGTGTAGAGTTACGCCCAGGTCAAGGAGCTGTTATGGCTCGTAGTGCTGGTGCTTTTGCTCAGTTAATGGCAAGAGACGGTAAATTTGCCTCTATTAAATTACCATCAGGGGAAACAAGATTAATCTTGGTTACTTGTATGGCTACAATTGGAGTTGTATCTAATTCAGATCACCAATTATTAGTTTCTGGTAAAGCAGGTAGATCACGATGGTTAGGTAGAAGACCAAGAACTAGACCAGTAGTAATGAACCCAGTCGATCACCCAATGGGTGGTGGTGAAGGTAAATCTTCTGGAGGACACCCACGTTCAAGAAACGGTATTCCTGCTAAAGGATTTAGAACACGTTCTAAAACTAAATCAAGTAATAAGTATATTGTTGAACGTAGAAAAAAATAA
- the rplW gene encoding 50S ribosomal protein L23 → MNILIKPIVTEKATANSELNNCFSFFVNTKANKVEIKKAVEAAYGVSVEKVRTINVRPDRKTKFTKTGIQHGKTNALKKAIVQLAEGEIIDLYTNM, encoded by the coding sequence ATGAATATCTTAATTAAACCTATAGTCACAGAAAAAGCAACTGCTAACAGTGAGTTAAACAACTGCTTTAGTTTCTTTGTGAACACAAAGGCGAACAAGGTAGAAATTAAAAAAGCGGTGGAAGCTGCTTATGGCGTTTCTGTTGAAAAAGTTCGTACTATTAATGTCCGTCCAGATAGAAAAACCAAGTTTACAAAAACTGGGATTCAACATGGTAAAACAAATGCTTTGAAAAAAGCAATTGTACAACTGGCGGAAGGTGAGATAATTGATTTATACACTAACATGTAA
- the rplD gene encoding 50S ribosomal protein L4 produces MKVAVLDINGKETGRKADLSDGVFAIEPNNHAVYLDVKQYLANQRQGTHKSKERAEISGSTRKIKKQKGTGTARAGSIKSGVFRGGGRMFGPRPRNYSFKLNKSLKRLARKSAFSIKAKENAIVVLEDFNFDAPKTKNFTAVLKALDLENKKSLFVLGASNNNVYLSSRNLKGSEVVIASELSTYKILNANQVILLEGALEGIETNLSK; encoded by the coding sequence ATGAAAGTAGCAGTTTTAGATATAAACGGAAAAGAAACAGGTAGAAAGGCAGACCTTTCTGACGGTGTTTTTGCTATTGAGCCTAATAATCATGCAGTGTATTTGGATGTTAAACAATATTTAGCTAACCAAAGACAAGGAACTCACAAATCGAAAGAAAGAGCTGAGATTTCTGGATCAACACGTAAGATTAAGAAGCAAAAAGGAACTGGTACGGCTAGAGCAGGTAGTATTAAGTCTGGTGTTTTTAGAGGTGGTGGACGTATGTTCGGACCAAGACCTAGAAACTACAGTTTTAAACTTAACAAAAGCCTGAAACGATTAGCTCGTAAATCAGCTTTTAGTATTAAAGCAAAGGAGAACGCAATTGTTGTTTTAGAAGACTTCAATTTTGATGCTCCTAAAACCAAAAATTTCACTGCGGTTTTAAAGGCTTTAGACTTAGAAAACAAAAAGTCTCTCTTTGTGTTGGGCGCTTCAAATAATAATGTATATTTGTCGTCACGCAATTTAAAAGGCTCTGAAGTAGTAATAGCCTCAGAATTAAGTACTTACAAGATTTTAAATGCAAATCAAGTAATACTTTTAGAGGGTGCTTTAGAAGGAATTGAAACGAATTTAAGTAAATAA
- the rplC gene encoding 50S ribosomal protein L3: MSGLIGKKIGMTSIFDENGKNIPCTVIEAGPCIVTQVRTEEVDGYKAVQLGFDDATEKSATKADLGHAKKAGTSVKRKIAEFQGFDEEYKLGDAITVAHFKEGEFIDVSGTSKGKGFQGVVKRHGFGGVGQATHGQHNRLRAPGSIGAASYPARVFKGMKMGGRMGGDTIKVQNLRVLKVVADKNLLVVKGCVPGHKNAYVIIRK, encoded by the coding sequence ATGTCTGGGTTAATTGGAAAAAAAATCGGTATGACCAGCATCTTCGATGAAAATGGAAAAAACATTCCATGTACAGTAATCGAAGCTGGACCATGTATCGTTACCCAAGTCAGAACTGAAGAGGTTGACGGCTATAAAGCTGTTCAACTTGGTTTCGATGACGCGACAGAAAAAAGTGCTACTAAAGCTGACTTAGGTCATGCTAAAAAAGCAGGGACTTCTGTAAAACGCAAAATCGCTGAATTTCAAGGTTTTGATGAGGAGTACAAATTAGGTGATGCAATCACCGTAGCACACTTTAAAGAAGGTGAGTTTATTGATGTTTCAGGAACATCAAAAGGAAAAGGGTTTCAAGGTGTTGTAAAACGTCACGGTTTTGGAGGTGTAGGTCAAGCGACTCACGGTCAACATAACCGTTTAAGAGCACCAGGATCTATTGGAGCTGCATCTTATCCTGCTCGTGTTTTCAAAGGAATGAAAATGGGAGGAAGAATGGGTGGAGACACTATAAAAGTTCAAAATTTAAGAGTTTTAAAAGTAGTTGCTGATAAGAATCTACTTGTGGTTAAAGGTTGTGTACCTGGCCATAAAAACGCTTATGTAATTATTAGAAAATAA
- the rpsJ gene encoding 30S ribosomal protein S10 gives MSQKIRIKLKSYDHNLVDKSAEKIVKTVKSTGAVVTGPIPLPTHKKIFTVLRSPHVNKKSREQFQLSSYKRLLDIYSSSSKTIDALMKLELPSGVEVEIKV, from the coding sequence ATGAGTCAAAAAATTAGAATAAAATTAAAGTCTTACGATCACAACTTAGTAGATAAGTCTGCTGAAAAGATTGTAAAAACAGTTAAAAGTACGGGTGCTGTTGTAACTGGGCCAATTCCATTACCAACACACAAGAAAATTTTCACTGTATTACGTTCACCACACGTAAATAAGAAGTCTAGAGAACAATTTCAATTAAGCTCTTACAAGAGATTATTAGATATTTACTCTTCATCTTCGAAAACAATTGATGCTCTTATGAAATTAGAGTTACCAAGTGGGGTTGAAGTAGAAATTAAAGTTTAG
- the fusA gene encoding elongation factor G, which yields MARDLKLTRNIGIAAHIDAGKTTTTERILYYTGVSHKIGEVHDGAATMDWMEQEQERGITITSAATTCTWVFPKENAQPTADAQDYHFNIIDTPGHVDFTVEVNRSLRVLDGLVFLFSAVDGVEPQSETNWRLADNYKVPRIGFVNKMDRQGSDFIMVCGQVKEMLGSNAVPIVLNIGDEENFKGIVDLVKNRAIVWHEDTQGATFDVIEIPEELKAEAKKYRALLIEEVASYDENLLEKFMEDEDSITEDEVHAALRAAVMDMAIIPMICGSAFKNKGVQFLLDAVCRYLPSPMDKDGILGMNPNTEKQELRKPDVKEPFAALAFKIATDPFVGRLAFFRAYSGRLDAGSYVLNNRSGKKERISRIYQMHANKQNAIDFIEAGDIGAAVGFKSIKTGDTLSDEKHPIILESMDFPDPVIGIAIEPKTKADVDKLGVGLAKLAEEDPTFTVRSDEASGQTIISGMGELHLDIIVDRLRREFKVEVNQGQPQVEYKEAITQSADHREVYKKQSGGRGKFADIVFTVEPADEGVTGLQFESVIKGGNVPKEFIPSIEKGFKMAMVNGPLAGYEIDAMKVTLRDGSYHDVDSDQLSFELAAKLGFKAAAKAAKAVIMEPIMKLEVITPEENMGDIVGDLNRRRGQMSSMGDRAGAKTVKATVPLSEMFGYVTTLRTLSSGRATSTMEFSHYAETPSNVSEEVIKAAKGVES from the coding sequence ATGGCAAGAGATTTAAAATTAACAAGAAACATAGGAATTGCTGCTCATATTGATGCTGGTAAAACAACAACAACGGAGCGAATTCTTTATTATACAGGCGTTTCACATAAAATTGGTGAGGTACATGATGGTGCTGCAACAATGGACTGGATGGAGCAAGAGCAAGAGCGTGGTATTACTATTACGTCTGCGGCTACAACTTGTACGTGGGTTTTCCCTAAAGAAAATGCACAACCTACTGCAGATGCACAAGACTATCACTTTAATATTATTGATACTCCTGGTCACGTTGATTTTACCGTAGAGGTAAATCGTTCATTACGTGTATTAGATGGGTTAGTATTCTTATTTAGTGCAGTTGATGGTGTAGAACCACAATCTGAAACTAACTGGAGACTTGCTGATAACTATAAAGTGCCTAGAATTGGTTTCGTTAATAAAATGGACCGTCAAGGGTCAGATTTTATAATGGTTTGTGGCCAAGTAAAAGAAATGTTAGGTTCTAATGCAGTGCCAATCGTTTTAAATATTGGTGATGAAGAGAACTTCAAAGGTATTGTTGATTTAGTAAAAAACAGAGCGATTGTATGGCATGAAGATACGCAAGGGGCAACTTTTGATGTTATCGAAATTCCAGAAGAATTAAAAGCTGAAGCTAAGAAATACAGAGCCTTATTAATTGAAGAAGTAGCAAGCTACGATGAGAACTTATTAGAGAAGTTCATGGAAGATGAAGATTCAATTACAGAAGATGAAGTGCATGCTGCACTTAGAGCTGCTGTAATGGATATGGCTATCATTCCAATGATTTGTGGTTCTGCCTTTAAAAATAAAGGGGTACAGTTTTTATTAGATGCTGTATGTCGTTACCTACCTTCTCCAATGGATAAGGATGGAATTTTAGGAATGAATCCTAATACTGAGAAACAAGAATTGCGTAAGCCAGATGTAAAAGAGCCTTTTGCAGCGTTAGCTTTTAAAATTGCTACAGATCCTTTCGTAGGACGTTTAGCTTTCTTTAGAGCGTACTCTGGACGCTTAGATGCAGGGTCTTACGTGTTAAATAACCGTTCAGGTAAAAAAGAACGTATCTCACGTATTTATCAAATGCACGCTAACAAGCAAAATGCTATTGATTTTATAGAAGCTGGAGATATTGGAGCTGCTGTTGGATTTAAATCTATTAAAACAGGAGATACACTTTCAGATGAGAAACATCCTATTATATTAGAGTCTATGGACTTTCCAGATCCAGTAATTGGTATCGCGATTGAGCCTAAAACTAAAGCAGATGTTGATAAATTAGGTGTTGGTTTAGCGAAGTTAGCAGAGGAAGATCCTACTTTTACAGTACGATCAGACGAAGCTTCAGGACAGACTATTATTTCTGGAATGGGTGAGTTACACTTAGATATTATTGTCGATCGTTTAAGACGTGAGTTCAAGGTTGAAGTTAACCAAGGGCAACCACAAGTAGAATACAAAGAAGCGATTACTCAGAGTGCAGATCATAGAGAGGTTTATAAGAAACAATCTGGTGGTCGTGGTAAATTCGCAGATATTGTATTTACGGTTGAGCCGGCAGACGAGGGCGTTACAGGTCTTCAGTTTGAATCTGTAATTAAAGGGGGGAATGTTCCTAAAGAATTTATTCCTTCAATTGAAAAAGGATTCAAAATGGCTATGGTTAATGGACCATTAGCAGGATATGAAATTGACGCCATGAAGGTAACATTGAGAGATGGATCTTACCATGATGTGGATTCAGATCAGTTATCTTTCGAACTAGCTGCAAAATTAGGGTTCAAGGCTGCTGCAAAAGCTGCAAAAGCTGTTATAATGGAGCCAATTATGAAGTTAGAAGTTATCACACCAGAAGAAAACATGGGTGATATCGTAGGTGATTTAAATAGAAGAAGAGGACAAATGAGTAGTATGGGTGATAGAGCTGGTGCAAAAACTGTAAAAGCGACTGTGCCATTATCTGAAATGTTCGGTTATGTAACAACATTAAGAACATTATCATCAGGTAGAGCAACATCTACTATGGAATTTTCACATTATGCTGAAACACCTTCAAATGTTTCTGAAGAAGTAATTAAAGCAGCTAAAGGCGTTGAATCGTAA
- the rpsG gene encoding 30S ribosomal protein S7 yields the protein MRKRAAKKRPLLPDPRFNDQLVTRFVNMMMWDGKKSVAFKVFYDAIDIVESKKTDEEKTALEVWKDALSNVMPHVEVRSRRVGGATFQIPNPIRADRKVSTAMKWLISYSRKRNEKSMAQRLASEVLAAAKEEGAAVKKRVDTHKMAEANKAFSHFRF from the coding sequence ATGAGAAAAAGAGCAGCGAAAAAAAGACCGCTTTTGCCAGATCCACGTTTTAACGACCAGTTAGTAACTCGTTTCGTTAACATGATGATGTGGGATGGTAAGAAGTCAGTAGCTTTTAAAGTATTTTACGATGCAATAGATATCGTAGAGTCTAAAAAAACAGACGAAGAAAAAACAGCATTAGAAGTATGGAAAGACGCCTTGTCTAACGTTATGCCTCACGTAGAAGTACGTAGTCGTAGAGTTGGTGGTGCTACCTTTCAGATTCCTAATCCAATACGTGCAGACCGTAAGGTTTCTACGGCAATGAAATGGCTAATTAGCTATTCAAGAAAACGTAACGAGAAGTCTATGGCGCAACGTTTAGCCTCTGAGGTTTTAGCAGCAGCTAAAGAAGAAGGTGCGGCGGTTAAAAAGAGAGTAGATACTCATAAAATGGCTGAAGCAAACAAAGCATTCTCTCACTTTAGATTTTAA
- the rpsL gene encoding 30S ribosomal protein S12: MPTISQLVRKGRAKITKKSKSAALNSCPQRRGVCTRVYTTTPKKPNSAMRKVARVRLTNGNEVNAYIPGEGHNLQEHSIVLVRGGRVKDLPGVRYHIVRGALDTAGVEGRTQRRSKYGAKRPKK, encoded by the coding sequence ATGCCAACAATTTCACAATTAGTACGAAAAGGAAGAGCCAAAATAACCAAGAAGAGTAAATCGGCTGCTTTAAATTCGTGTCCTCAAAGAAGAGGAGTGTGCACGCGTGTATACACTACAACACCAAAGAAACCTAACTCTGCAATGCGTAAAGTAGCGCGTGTTAGATTAACAAATGGTAATGAAGTGAACGCTTACATTCCTGGAGAAGGACACAATTTACAAGAGCACTCGATAGTATTGGTTAGAGGTGGAAGGGTAAAAGATTTGCCAGGAGTTAGATACCACATTGTTCGTGGCGCTTTAGACACCGCAGGTGTAGAAGGAAGAACACAACGTAGATCTAAGTATGGTGCAAAACGCCCTAAGAAGTAA
- a CDS encoding surface antigen (D15), translated as MQKQIVFIILCFSFCSSELLAQNLNLIINGATEAETQTIDSLDYDKTHKDFSSLALEVDTLHQRLIKLGYIESKRSTSEKVNDSSIVYNFQLNTKYKTLQIYYNNTLISKKTLSLISKARYDDYFSIPFSEAERVLNFINTQIANDGFPFSKIRLSDIKVKDNKTVTANLLISEGETRRALNKIVLKGYEKFPRSFLKRYLKIKPSQTFNIETIKKKIAVLDNLRFAKQIKTPEVLFTKDSTLLYLYIEKANSNTFDGFLGFSTDEDTNTLDFNGYLDLELNNNLNYGESLKLLYKGNENEEKNFEIKLNLPYLFGSPVGTELELNIFKKDSSFTTVNQKAKLFYQLNSKNRFYFGVDNTQSNALLSNNTSISLNDYKSNFLSTRYEFEHRNSKNALFQIRTLAQLEFGFGNRLLLQTKEEQIKLFLNAHHIFNLNEKNSIYIRLNASFLDSETYLENELIRLGGINSIRGFTENSLTATRYALVNTEYRYLLSNTIYAHSVIDYASLENKITNQKEALYGFGLGFGIITKAGLLKFNFANGKTENQQFQFSNSKIHLSLTSLF; from the coding sequence GTGCAAAAACAAATTGTTTTTATAATCTTATGCTTTTCTTTTTGTTCTTCGGAATTACTAGCGCAAAATTTAAACTTAATAATTAATGGTGCAACCGAAGCCGAAACCCAAACAATTGATTCTTTAGATTACGACAAAACACACAAAGACTTCAGCTCGTTAGCTCTTGAAGTTGACACCCTTCATCAAAGATTAATAAAGCTTGGCTATATAGAAAGCAAACGTAGTACTTCAGAAAAAGTAAACGACAGTTCTATTGTTTACAATTTTCAGTTAAATACGAAATATAAGACACTACAGATCTATTATAATAATACATTAATAAGCAAAAAGACCCTCTCGCTTATTAGCAAAGCACGTTATGATGATTATTTCAGCATTCCTTTTTCGGAGGCTGAACGCGTTTTAAACTTTATTAATACCCAAATCGCAAATGACGGCTTTCCATTTTCAAAAATCAGACTTTCTGATATAAAAGTAAAAGACAATAAAACAGTAACTGCTAACCTCTTAATATCAGAAGGCGAAACCAGACGGGCACTAAACAAAATTGTATTAAAAGGTTATGAGAAATTCCCTAGGTCCTTTTTAAAACGTTATTTAAAAATTAAACCCTCACAAACTTTTAATATCGAAACTATAAAAAAGAAAATAGCTGTCTTAGATAATTTACGTTTTGCAAAACAAATTAAAACACCTGAAGTCCTATTTACAAAAGATTCAACGTTACTTTATCTCTATATCGAAAAAGCAAACAGTAATACATTTGATGGCTTTTTAGGATTTAGTACGGATGAGGACACCAATACCTTAGATTTTAACGGTTATTTGGATCTGGAACTCAATAACAATTTAAATTATGGTGAATCCTTAAAACTATTATATAAGGGTAACGAAAATGAAGAGAAAAATTTTGAAATTAAATTAAATCTCCCCTATCTATTTGGCTCTCCAGTAGGAACGGAATTAGAATTAAACATCTTCAAGAAAGACTCCTCATTTACAACTGTAAATCAAAAAGCAAAACTATTTTACCAGCTTAATTCAAAAAACAGATTTTATTTTGGTGTTGATAATACACAATCTAACGCGCTTTTATCTAACAATACCTCTATTAGCTTAAACGATTACAAATCTAATTTCTTAAGTACGCGCTACGAATTTGAGCATAGAAATAGTAAAAACGCGCTCTTTCAAATTAGAACATTAGCACAATTGGAATTTGGCTTTGGCAATAGATTATTATTACAGACCAAAGAAGAACAGATAAAGCTATTTTTAAATGCCCATCACATTTTTAATTTAAATGAAAAAAACAGCATTTATATAAGGCTAAATGCTTCTTTTCTTGATTCTGAAACCTATCTTGAAAACGAACTTATAAGATTGGGAGGCATCAATTCTATTAGAGGTTTTACAGAAAATAGTCTTACAGCAACCAGATACGCGCTTGTAAACACAGAGTACCGCTACCTTTTAAGCAATACAATTTATGCGCATAGCGTGATAGATTATGCTTCACTCGAAAACAAAATCACAAATCAAAAGGAAGCGCTTTATGGTTTTGGCTTAGGCTTTGGAATCATAACCAAAGCAGGATTATTGAAATTTAATTTCGCAAATGGAAAAACAGAAAATCAACAATTTCAATTTTCTAACTCTAAAATCCATCTTAGTTTAACGTCTCTATTTTAG